One Bacillus amyloliquefaciens DSM 7 = ATCC 23350 DNA window includes the following coding sequences:
- a CDS encoding MATE family efflux transporter has product MEVQDNLETAEGRGQSVWRSMSLFLVPLLLSNVLQSVGQLVGMVFVGRWLGVDALAAVSSFFPLFFLLISFTIGIGSGSSILIGQAYGAKNEERMKAIVGTTLTFTFMLGIVLAVVGSVFTLDILRLMGTPENVIDVSVRYARILFCAMPLMFLYFAYTTFLRGTGDSKTPFYTLIVSTVINIGLLPLLILGLFGLPKFGIYGSAYATVISNIVTFIVLMVYLRKKKHPLAFDRAAFRSLKMDRKLLALLLRLGIPSSINMILVSLSEIAVISFVNHYGSNATAAYGVVNQVASYVQMPAVSLGIAVSIFAAQSIGANQFGRLKQVIKVGIGLNYLIGGVLILLIYTFTRQILALFLTDQGTLHIARNLIMITLWSYLIFGHAQIVSATMRASGTVLWPTIISIFTIWGIEVPVAFILSHYTTLGILGIWVGYPAAFVVSLLLQYGYYRFVWKKKQITRLIQ; this is encoded by the coding sequence ATGGAAGTACAAGATAATCTGGAGACAGCGGAAGGCCGCGGCCAATCTGTCTGGCGATCGATGTCACTGTTTTTAGTGCCGCTGCTTTTAAGCAATGTATTGCAATCTGTCGGCCAATTGGTCGGAATGGTATTCGTCGGAAGGTGGCTCGGAGTCGATGCGCTTGCCGCCGTATCGTCTTTTTTTCCGCTGTTTTTTCTGCTGATTTCCTTTACGATCGGAATCGGTTCAGGAAGTTCCATTCTGATCGGGCAGGCTTACGGCGCGAAAAACGAAGAGAGGATGAAGGCGATTGTCGGCACGACACTGACTTTTACCTTTATGCTCGGGATTGTGCTGGCAGTTGTCGGCAGTGTGTTTACACTTGATATTTTACGGCTGATGGGAACGCCGGAAAATGTAATAGATGTCAGTGTCCGATATGCGCGCATTTTGTTTTGTGCAATGCCGCTGATGTTTTTATATTTTGCTTATACGACATTTTTACGCGGAACGGGAGATTCAAAGACCCCGTTTTATACGTTAATCGTCAGTACAGTCATTAACATAGGGCTATTGCCGTTATTGATTCTCGGACTTTTCGGGCTTCCGAAGTTCGGCATTTACGGATCGGCGTATGCAACGGTGATTTCAAACATCGTGACATTTATCGTACTCATGGTTTATTTGAGGAAAAAGAAGCATCCATTGGCATTTGACCGGGCTGCTTTCCGCTCTCTTAAAATGGACAGAAAGCTGCTTGCGCTTTTACTGCGGCTCGGTATTCCGTCGAGTATCAATATGATTCTCGTATCACTTTCTGAAATCGCGGTCATCTCTTTTGTTAATCATTACGGATCAAACGCGACGGCGGCTTACGGGGTCGTCAACCAAGTGGCGAGTTATGTGCAGATGCCGGCGGTAAGCCTCGGTATCGCCGTTTCAATTTTTGCCGCCCAGTCCATAGGGGCTAATCAATTCGGCCGGCTGAAACAGGTCATCAAAGTCGGCATCGGCCTGAATTATTTGATTGGCGGGGTATTGATTCTGCTGATCTACACCTTCACCCGACAGATACTGGCCTTGTTTTTAACAGATCAGGGTACACTGCATATTGCCCGCAATCTTATTATGATTACACTTTGGAGCTATTTGATTTTCGGTCACGCTCAGATTGTTTCAGCGACAATGCGGGCGAGCGGTACGGTGTTATGGCCGACGATTATCAGCATTTTTACAATTTGGGGAATTGAAGTGCCTGTCGCCTTTATTCTTTCTCATTACACAACACTCGGTATTCTCGGCATCTGGGTCGGTTATCCGGCGGCTTTCGTCGTCAGCCTGCTGCTGCAATACGGGTATTACCGATTTGTATGGAAGAAAAAGCAGATTACCCGGCTGATTCAATAA
- a CDS encoding ArsR/SmtB family transcription factor — MKPIDVFKALSNESRLEILQWLKEPDRHFAPHDGIDMNEIGVCVSQITDKLQMTQSTASQYLSILQRAGLIQTKRIGKYTYYKRDEEAIKAMADYFQREM, encoded by the coding sequence ATGAAACCTATTGATGTTTTTAAAGCGTTGTCTAATGAGTCGCGGCTTGAGATTTTACAATGGCTGAAAGAGCCGGACCGTCATTTCGCCCCGCATGATGGCATTGATATGAATGAGATCGGAGTATGTGTGAGTCAGATCACCGATAAGCTTCAGATGACACAGTCAACGGCGTCTCAATATCTTTCCATCCTTCAGCGGGCGGGCCTTATCCAAACAAAACGGATTGGCAAATACACCTATTATAAAAGAGATGAAGAAGCGATAAAGGCGATGGCCGATTATTTTCAGCGCGAAATGTAG
- a CDS encoding IseA DL-endopeptidase inhibitor family protein translates to MKKWLLFLTTITLILSLGTAATAKNTPNDLTQKQALQLALSAREHFWNTMSGGALKSNTNCTSEQFEYQNMQYVFMCKELGTKAKAVKYLTPAFTKQAIDKGLKDYHFTVKDGKLAVPVGDGDNLLNWKKAKMTLLSKKGSVQTYRFTVPTLDGSPSAKRDVTFVKENNVWKVNQFDAII, encoded by the coding sequence ATGAAAAAATGGCTATTATTCCTTACTACTATTACATTGATTCTATCACTGGGCACTGCGGCGACTGCCAAAAATACGCCCAATGACCTTACACAAAAACAAGCACTGCAGCTGGCTCTGTCAGCAAGAGAACATTTCTGGAACACGATGAGCGGAGGCGCGCTTAAATCAAACACAAACTGTACATCTGAACAGTTCGAATATCAAAATATGCAATATGTGTTCATGTGCAAAGAGCTCGGAACAAAAGCGAAAGCCGTAAAATACCTGACACCCGCCTTTACAAAGCAAGCGATTGATAAAGGGCTCAAAGATTACCACTTCACTGTAAAAGACGGCAAATTGGCTGTTCCGGTCGGCGACGGAGACAACCTCCTGAATTGGAAAAAAGCAAAAATGACCCTTCTTTCTAAAAAAGGAAGCGTCCAAACATACCGCTTCACTGTACCGACTCTTGACGGATCTCCGTCAGCAAAACGCGACGTTACATTTGTAAAAGAAAACAACGTTTGGAAAGTCAACCAATTTGATGCTATTATATAA
- a CDS encoding MFS transporter, translated as MQNTWKVYILAIISFLVGTSEYVISGVLDKIAGSLGVTVAAAGQLITIFSLVYAIGTPVMMALTARLDRRKLMIYALGLFVIGNISSFLVQGYALFAAARVIMALGAGTVVVTALTIAAKIAPPGKQASSLATVIMGFTAALIIGVPIGRTVSEAFGWKMVFAGIAAIGIIAMFIIRFALPEIKGDKPVPLIKQFSLLKRRKVAVGLAITFFWLGGYSVAYTYLSPYLLNVTHIGSGMLSTLLLIFGVASLAGSKAGGFSADRGGARVTLTGGMALHAIMLMLLSFVTHSAAGAAAVLIFWSFAAWSSGPAQQYHLATMEPESSGVLLGLNQSVMQLAMAAGAGIGGVVVTHLSLASVTWIGAAGVIVAMCSVLSLASLASEKTSSEYSAA; from the coding sequence GTGCAAAATACATGGAAGGTTTATATTTTGGCGATTATCAGCTTTTTGGTGGGGACGTCTGAATATGTGATATCCGGGGTGCTTGATAAAATTGCTGGTTCCTTGGGAGTCACTGTAGCAGCGGCAGGGCAGCTGATTACGATTTTTTCGCTCGTTTATGCAATCGGAACGCCCGTCATGATGGCTCTTACAGCAAGGCTGGACAGAAGGAAGCTCATGATCTATGCTCTTGGACTGTTTGTTATCGGGAATATAAGTTCGTTTCTTGTGCAGGGATACGCCTTATTTGCTGCAGCTCGGGTGATCATGGCGCTTGGAGCGGGAACTGTGGTGGTTACCGCGCTTACGATCGCAGCAAAAATCGCTCCCCCGGGAAAGCAGGCAAGCTCTCTCGCGACAGTCATTATGGGATTTACGGCAGCACTTATTATCGGTGTGCCGATCGGAAGAACCGTGTCGGAAGCTTTTGGCTGGAAGATGGTCTTCGCCGGTATTGCGGCAATCGGAATCATTGCTATGTTCATTATACGTTTCGCATTGCCTGAGATAAAAGGGGATAAACCCGTGCCGCTCATCAAGCAATTCTCTCTCTTAAAGAGACGAAAGGTGGCTGTCGGCCTGGCCATCACGTTTTTTTGGCTCGGAGGCTATTCAGTTGCGTATACGTACCTTTCTCCGTATTTACTGAACGTCACTCATATCGGCAGCGGAATGCTGAGTACATTGCTGCTTATTTTCGGTGTCGCCAGTCTTGCCGGTTCTAAAGCCGGCGGTTTCAGCGCAGACAGAGGGGGGGCGCGTGTCACATTAACCGGCGGAATGGCGCTTCATGCTATCATGCTCATGTTGTTGTCGTTTGTTACACATTCTGCTGCCGGAGCGGCGGCCGTGCTTATATTTTGGTCCTTTGCCGCCTGGTCATCAGGGCCTGCCCAGCAGTATCATTTGGCAACGATGGAGCCTGAATCATCGGGGGTATTACTTGGCCTTAACCAGTCTGTGATGCAGCTGGCTATGGCGGCGGGGGCCGGAATTGGAGGCGTTGTTGTCACTCATCTGTCTCTTGCGTCAGTGACATGGATCGGAGCAGCCGGTGTTATCGTTGCGATGTGCAGCGTGCTTTCGCTTGCATCGTTAGCATCTGAAAAAACTTCATCTGAATACAGCGCAGCATAA
- the ggt gene encoding gamma-glutamyltransferase — protein sequence MKKKKFMNFCFIVLLSALLTAGSIPYHAQAKKHPFSYDDYKQVDVGKDGMVATAHPLASQIGADVLKKGGNAIDAAVAIQFALNVTEPMMSGIGGGGFMMVYDAKTKDTTIIDSRERAPAGATPDMFLDENGKAIPFSERVTKGTAVGVPGTLKGLEKALDKWGTRSMKQLITPSIALASKGFPIDSVLADAISDYKDKLSHTAAKDVFLPNGEPLKEGDTLVQKDLAKTFTAIKYKGTKAFYDGAFTKKLAETVQEFGGSMTEKDIKNFNVTIDEPIWGDYQGYHIATAPPPSSGGVFLLQMLNLLDDFKLSQYDIRSWQKYQLLAETMHLAYADRAAFAGDPEFVNVPLKGLLNPDYINARRQLIDINKVNKKPKAGDPWAYQEGSANYKQVKQPTDKQEGQTTHFTVADRFGNVVSYTTTIEQLFGSGIMVPGYGVVLNNELTDFDAVPGGANEVQPNKRPLSSMTPTILFKNNEPVLTVGSPGGATIISSVLQTILNKVEYGMDLKAAVEEPRIYTNSMTSYRYEEGVPEARTKLNEMGHKFGASPVDIGNVQSILIDRENGTFTGVADSSRNGAAIGVNLKKCEK from the coding sequence ATGAAAAAGAAAAAGTTTATGAATTTCTGTTTTATCGTTCTGCTCAGTGCTTTGCTCACGGCCGGCAGCATCCCTTATCACGCCCAGGCTAAGAAACACCCGTTTTCCTATGATGACTACAAACAGGTGGATGTCGGCAAAGACGGCATGGTCGCCACCGCCCATCCTCTCGCTTCACAAATCGGTGCTGACGTGCTGAAAAAAGGCGGCAATGCAATTGACGCTGCGGTTGCTATTCAATTCGCATTAAACGTAACTGAACCGATGATGTCAGGGATCGGCGGCGGCGGATTTATGATGGTTTATGATGCGAAGACAAAAGACACCACCATTATCGACAGCCGGGAACGCGCACCGGCAGGCGCAACACCGGATATGTTCCTTGACGAAAACGGCAAAGCCATTCCTTTCTCTGAACGGGTTACAAAAGGGACTGCCGTCGGTGTTCCGGGAACATTAAAAGGCCTTGAAAAAGCGCTCGACAAGTGGGGCACACGCTCCATGAAACAACTCATCACCCCTTCCATTGCACTTGCCTCAAAGGGCTTTCCGATTGATTCGGTTTTAGCTGATGCCATCTCAGATTATAAAGACAAATTATCACACACTGCTGCAAAAGACGTGTTTCTTCCGAACGGAGAACCTCTGAAAGAAGGAGACACACTCGTCCAAAAAGACTTAGCCAAAACATTCACTGCCATTAAGTATAAAGGCACAAAAGCATTCTATGACGGAGCATTCACCAAAAAGCTTGCGGAAACAGTGCAGGAATTCGGCGGCTCAATGACAGAAAAGGATATTAAAAACTTCAACGTAACGATTGACGAGCCGATCTGGGGCGATTATCAGGGCTATCATATCGCGACTGCTCCTCCTCCAAGTTCCGGCGGTGTTTTCTTGTTACAAATGCTGAACCTCCTGGATGATTTTAAGCTTTCTCAATATGATATCCGTTCTTGGCAAAAATATCAGCTTCTCGCTGAAACAATGCATTTAGCTTATGCTGACCGGGCTGCATTTGCCGGAGATCCCGAGTTCGTCAACGTTCCTCTCAAAGGTCTCTTGAATCCAGATTATATCAATGCCCGCAGACAGCTGATAGATATTAATAAAGTGAATAAAAAACCGAAAGCCGGCGATCCTTGGGCCTATCAGGAAGGTTCTGCAAACTATAAACAAGTGAAGCAGCCGACTGACAAACAAGAAGGCCAAACGACTCACTTCACGGTAGCCGATCGCTTCGGAAATGTCGTATCTTACACGACAACGATTGAACAGCTGTTCGGTTCCGGCATTATGGTTCCCGGATACGGCGTTGTTTTGAACAATGAATTAACAGACTTCGATGCGGTGCCGGGCGGCGCAAATGAAGTGCAGCCGAATAAACGTCCGCTAAGCAGCATGACCCCGACCATTTTATTTAAAAATAACGAACCTGTCCTGACTGTCGGCTCCCCTGGCGGAGCAACGATTATCTCTTCCGTTCTGCAAACGATCCTGAACAAAGTCGAATACGGCATGGATCTGAAAGCGGCGGTCGAAGAGCCGAGAATTTACACAAACAGCATGACATCCTATCGATATGAAGAAGGAGTGCCGGAAGCCCGCACAAAACTGAACGAAATGGGACATAAATTCGGCGCAAGCCCGGTTGATATCGGAAACGTGCAAAGCATACTAATCGACCGTGAGAACGGCACCTTCACCGGAGTTGCCGACTCAAGCCGAAACGGAGCCGCAATCGGTGTAAACCTGAAAAAATGTGAAAAATAA
- a CDS encoding site-specific integrase, giving the protein MHIVQPIRSLEKIQEVKQYLKKKSERDYFLFIFGMNSALRISDVLPLRVRDVRNKDHVWATESKTRKKRKILILESLKADIYAYTKDMKENDYLFKSKRTNKPISRIQAYRILKEAAAACGLEEIGTHTLRKTFGYHFYQRTKDIAELQRILNHSSPSITMRYIGIDEDTTRAAYKVFGGL; this is encoded by the coding sequence ATGCACATCGTACAGCCGATCCGAAGTTTGGAGAAGATCCAGGAAGTCAAACAGTATTTAAAGAAGAAAAGTGAACGTGATTATTTTTTATTTATTTTCGGCATGAACAGCGCACTGAGGATTTCTGACGTTCTGCCGCTTCGTGTGAGAGATGTCAGGAACAAAGATCATGTCTGGGCAACCGAAAGCAAAACGAGAAAGAAAAGAAAAATTCTGATATTGGAGTCTCTAAAGGCAGACATATACGCTTACACAAAAGACATGAAAGAGAATGACTATTTGTTTAAATCGAAACGGACGAACAAGCCCATTTCCCGGATTCAGGCATACAGAATTTTAAAAGAAGCAGCTGCTGCGTGCGGATTGGAGGAAATCGGGACGCATACGCTGAGAAAGACGTTCGGGTACCATTTTTATCAGCGGACGAAAGATATTGCTGAACTCCAGCGGATATTAAACCATTCTTCTCCGTCTATTACGATGCGTTATATCGGAATAGATGAAGATACGACGAGAGCCGCCTATAAAGTATTCGGAGGACTGTAG
- a CDS encoding excisionase family DNA-binding protein, translating into MYLTIKETAEFTNLPEEYVHNLVLTNKIRAVHDGQQYLINKEQFHTHLEQLEKYKEMIQEFLNEPLPEDIDVKDED; encoded by the coding sequence ATGTATTTAACCATTAAAGAGACAGCGGAGTTTACCAATCTTCCTGAAGAATATGTGCATAATCTTGTTTTAACGAATAAAATAAGGGCCGTCCATGACGGACAGCAATATTTAATCAACAAGGAACAATTTCACACCCATCTCGAACAGCTGGAAAAATATAAGGAAATGATTCAGGAGTTTTTAAATGAACCGCTCCCTGAAGATATTGATGTAAAAGATGAGGATTAG
- the thrS gene encoding threonine--tRNA ligase, producing MKKPYIVITFPNGKQKEYEKGITLEEIAQSISPGLKKTSAAGKVNGSLYDLGRSIHEDAEIELCSFQSEEGLEVMRHTAAHVLAQAVKRLYPKVCLGIGPVIENGFYYDFDMDDTITEKDLPVIEKEMNRIISENPKITREEISREEAEQLFAHDPLKLELLADIPQTDTVSIYRQSEFVDLCRGPHLASVGQIKAFSLTHVSGAYWRGDSNQKMMQRIYGKAFASKKELNRHFQLLKEAEKRNHRKLGAELQLFMFSEEAPGMPFYLPNGQFIRNTLESFLRSKQDAYHYQEVRTPMMMNQRLWEQSGHWDHYKENMYFSEADQQRFALKPMNCPGHMLIFKERLRSYRELPIRMAEFGQVHRHEFSGALNGLLRVRSFCQDDAHIFVTPEQIESEIASALQLIHEVYTAFGFSYDIELSTRPEDYMGSEHLWDRAESALERVLKEQGYDFRFNRGDGAFYGPKIDIHIKDALNRSHQCATVQLDFQMPEKFDLTYIDEKNQKVRPVVIHRAVFGSLDRFLGIITEHYGGAFPLWLAPVQAKIIPVSNTAHRDCAEQVHRQMKKAGIRAELDQRDEKLGYKIREAQMKKIPYIAVVGDQECRHHTVHVRQYGQENTFEESVSDFISRIINETKQVIEVNRH from the coding sequence GTGAAGAAACCATATATTGTGATTACTTTTCCTAACGGGAAACAAAAAGAATACGAGAAAGGCATTACGTTAGAAGAGATTGCCCAATCCATCAGTCCGGGTTTGAAAAAGACGTCAGCAGCCGGCAAGGTAAACGGATCGTTATATGACCTTGGAAGAAGCATCCATGAAGACGCTGAAATTGAACTGTGCAGCTTTCAGTCTGAAGAAGGACTGGAAGTGATGAGACACACAGCAGCGCACGTATTGGCGCAAGCTGTAAAACGTCTGTATCCGAAGGTCTGTTTAGGAATCGGTCCCGTTATAGAAAATGGGTTTTATTATGATTTTGATATGGATGATACGATTACTGAAAAAGATTTGCCCGTCATTGAGAAAGAAATGAACCGGATTATTTCAGAAAATCCGAAAATCACTAGAGAAGAAATCTCCAGAGAAGAGGCAGAGCAGCTGTTTGCGCACGATCCGCTGAAGCTCGAGCTCTTAGCAGATATTCCGCAGACTGATACAGTCAGTATATACCGTCAGAGCGAATTCGTGGATTTATGCCGGGGACCGCACTTGGCGTCTGTCGGACAGATAAAAGCTTTTTCGCTCACTCATGTATCAGGGGCTTATTGGCGCGGCGACAGCAATCAAAAAATGATGCAGCGAATCTATGGAAAGGCCTTTGCTTCAAAAAAGGAGCTGAACAGGCATTTTCAGCTGTTGAAAGAGGCTGAGAAGAGAAATCATCGGAAATTGGGAGCGGAATTACAACTTTTTATGTTTTCAGAAGAAGCGCCGGGTATGCCTTTTTATCTGCCGAACGGTCAGTTCATCCGAAATACGCTTGAATCATTTCTGCGTTCAAAGCAGGATGCCTATCATTATCAGGAAGTGCGCACCCCTATGATGATGAATCAGCGTTTGTGGGAGCAATCCGGCCATTGGGATCATTATAAAGAGAATATGTATTTCTCTGAAGCCGATCAACAGCGCTTCGCGTTAAAGCCGATGAACTGCCCCGGCCACATGCTCATTTTTAAAGAAAGGCTTCGTTCTTATCGGGAACTTCCGATTCGGATGGCTGAGTTCGGCCAGGTGCACCGCCACGAATTCAGCGGGGCGCTCAATGGCCTCCTCCGCGTCAGGTCTTTCTGCCAGGATGACGCACACATTTTTGTAACGCCGGAGCAGATCGAGAGTGAAATCGCTTCAGCGCTGCAGCTGATTCACGAGGTGTACACCGCATTTGGTTTTTCCTATGATATTGAGCTGTCAACGAGACCGGAAGATTACATGGGAAGCGAACACTTGTGGGACCGGGCTGAGAGCGCATTAGAAAGAGTATTAAAAGAACAGGGATATGATTTTCGGTTTAACCGGGGGGATGGCGCATTTTACGGACCGAAAATTGATATTCATATAAAAGATGCGCTGAACCGAAGCCATCAATGCGCCACTGTCCAGCTGGATTTTCAAATGCCGGAGAAATTTGATTTAACATATATTGATGAAAAAAACCAAAAAGTGCGTCCTGTTGTCATTCACCGGGCAGTATTCGGATCTCTCGACAGATTCCTCGGAATCATTACCGAACATTACGGGGGAGCGTTCCCTTTATGGCTCGCTCCGGTACAGGCAAAAATCATCCCCGTGTCAAACACCGCACACCGGGACTGCGCAGAACAGGTGCACCGGCAGATGAAGAAAGCGGGCATCCGTGCTGAGCTTGATCAGCGGGATGAAAAACTCGGCTATAAAATCAGAGAAGCACAAATGAAAAAAATACCGTATATTGCTGTTGTGGGGGATCAAGAGTGCCGTCATCATACTGTACACGTAAGACAATACGGGCAGGAAAACACATTTGAAGAGAGTGTGAGTGATTTTATTTCCCGGATCATAAATGAAACAAAACAAGTGATAGAAGTAAATCGACATTGA
- the gltD gene encoding glutamate synthase small subunit: protein MGKPTGFMEEKREKPAERDPLTRLKDWKEYSAPFSDEASKRQGSRCMDCGTPFCQIGADINGFTSGCPIYNLIPEWNDLVYRGRWKEALERLLKTNNFPEFTGRVCPAPCEGSCTLAISDPAVSIKNIERTIIDKGFENGWIQPRIPAKRTGKKVAIVGSGPAGLASADQLNQAGHSVTVYERADRAGGLLMYGIPSMKLEKNVVERRIKLLTQEGINFVTNTEIGVDITADELKEQFDAVILCTGAQKQRNLLIEGRDAKGVHYAMDYLTLATKSYLDSNFKDKQFIDAKGKDVIVIGGGDTGADCVATALRQKARSVHQFGKHPKLPQTRTNDNMWPEQPHVFTLEYAYEEAQAKFGKDPREYSIQTTKMVADKQGRLKEIHTVQMEKVRNEFGKYEFHELPGTEKVWPAQLVFIAIGFEGTEQPLLKQFGVDSANHKIQAAYGDYKTNVDGVFAAGDARRGQSLIVWAINEGREAAREVDSYLMGSTVLP from the coding sequence ATGGGGAAACCAACTGGATTCATGGAAGAAAAACGAGAAAAACCGGCTGAGCGGGACCCTCTCACTCGCTTAAAAGATTGGAAAGAATATTCGGCTCCATTTTCAGATGAAGCGTCCAAGCGGCAGGGGTCACGGTGTATGGATTGCGGCACACCGTTTTGCCAAATCGGCGCTGATATCAACGGTTTTACATCCGGGTGCCCGATTTACAATCTGATCCCGGAATGGAATGATCTCGTCTATCGGGGGCGCTGGAAAGAAGCATTGGAGCGTCTTCTGAAAACGAATAACTTTCCTGAATTCACAGGGCGGGTCTGTCCCGCTCCTTGTGAAGGATCTTGTACGCTGGCCATTTCAGATCCGGCTGTTTCAATTAAAAACATCGAGCGGACGATCATTGACAAAGGTTTTGAAAACGGATGGATTCAGCCGAGAATTCCTGCGAAACGCACAGGAAAGAAAGTCGCAATCGTCGGTTCAGGCCCGGCAGGTCTGGCAAGCGCTGATCAGCTGAACCAAGCGGGACATTCCGTGACGGTCTATGAGCGTGCTGACAGAGCCGGCGGCCTGCTGATGTACGGCATTCCGAGCATGAAGCTTGAGAAAAATGTCGTCGAACGCCGGATTAAACTTTTGACGCAGGAAGGCATAAATTTTGTGACAAATACCGAAATCGGCGTAGACATAACAGCTGATGAGCTCAAAGAACAATTTGATGCCGTCATTTTGTGCACAGGCGCCCAAAAACAGCGCAATCTGCTGATTGAAGGCCGGGACGCAAAAGGCGTTCATTACGCAATGGACTATTTAACATTGGCGACGAAAAGCTATTTAGATTCTAATTTCAAAGATAAACAATTTATAGACGCTAAAGGGAAAGATGTCATCGTGATCGGCGGCGGGGATACAGGAGCTGACTGCGTAGCAACCGCCCTGCGCCAAAAAGCGCGCAGTGTGCACCAGTTCGGGAAACATCCTAAGCTTCCGCAGACGCGCACGAACGACAATATGTGGCCTGAACAGCCGCACGTCTTTACCCTTGAATACGCCTATGAAGAAGCGCAGGCAAAGTTCGGCAAAGACCCGAGAGAATATTCAATTCAGACGACAAAAATGGTGGCCGATAAACAGGGCCGCTTAAAAGAGATTCACACCGTTCAAATGGAAAAAGTAAGAAATGAATTCGGAAAGTACGAGTTTCATGAACTGCCGGGAACGGAAAAAGTATGGCCTGCTCAGCTGGTGTTCATCGCCATCGGTTTTGAAGGAACCGAACAGCCATTATTGAAACAGTTCGGTGTCGATTCGGCAAATCATAAAATACAGGCAGCATATGGGGATTATAAAACGAATGTTGACGGCGTTTTCGCCGCAGGGGATGCGAGAAGGGGCCAAAGCCTGATTGTATGGGCGATTAATGAAGGCCGGGAAGCAGCGCGCGAAGTCGACAGTTATTTAATGGGGAGCACTGTTTTACCGTAA